The following are encoded in a window of Suncus etruscus isolate mSunEtr1 chromosome 16, mSunEtr1.pri.cur, whole genome shotgun sequence genomic DNA:
- the LOC126032144 gene encoding LOW QUALITY PROTEIN: protein ELYS-like (The sequence of the model RefSeq protein was modified relative to this genomic sequence to represent the inferred CDS: substituted 1 base at 1 genomic stop codon) has protein sequence MGSQATSVQAMKLEQATMALSSSCTRPAAAKGCLESPKSPVAKGAGKSAWRAAGGRGGSASSSAALESGEYLHNCSYFAQWSLDSVVSRFFPHDILHILVHERSLSRGIPPSHPPPEEFFHPRCLNFDATCLMNSGVVHINXTGFQKKNLMFSSALRRSLNSVIPDHYNQCLAADMSTKFLDIQPSNISQQDQLEALWSAVDQTNFLALMSRCIKQWASEHPNSATKLRFVLEWTWNKVNVTKEELDRLCAPLFDGSCHIIDPQTIQSIHRCHLLLSHLNTVLNCLLAEAKSMTETGIISLNNKRMFTQITCQYIQVVLWFCHFELLPEGIHDAVHLRSLYYNYPVIQEYYTSCRQKCESFSRGKWNPDYLIIDGLVSHLGNRIENLWKNDEGGTGKYPPPSLHALLDIYLLDNITEASKHAVTIYLLLDIMSYFPNKEDSAIDSFVKVFDISYSQLKLIKGFWYIDHKIYERALELLFHPATVKPLPWQHTMILQAFISHGEHRIALRYIHTMKPTMATDEDVCLHLTILIYNRCVAEALSLRRQHSSSLNRKDLLKHTYDMCQKMGLLEDFLKLPLTDTEEDSLKRIVQASNNVQNHNFLLLHHLHHANYIPALKLNQTLQRNNSMNDNDHLMHARSRVRNSILAQCEKGVPRVEQKVTIERAKPYSRSTTIVQEVATPKVLSALPKPTLKRTVLSRSVFISKVLSDLETVGTNSKPNTGISLYTSPRIKETSPVVSSLPISDASVGTPISQASQKISKQLNTADYPVCQPSQSMKVFLQRPTKSPLDLPSYLMPVNSCVKRSWDQITKAKELHCLETPVVAKKAKILATTVTDSGFAKSSPQSILKSCLPSNLASPSLSSGPSLVPLQLKETTVSLREEGITAKCSTEVAYDNKTYICVTTPPHSMLKKPDSLKTRKKVSFSLDHQENDLQESHVKLQDTSSHCLEKSDVSKGNSSTTPPHSILKKPDSLKTRKKVSFSLDLQEFHVKLQDTSSHCLEKSDVSKGNSSASTIFDQTSREYHDAVSPKDFEGMFTPLKTVSSSTKLIADVTKEGQDGNSNMVQSEGSPKLPRLYDTENTKDILGGIKCASFDKGLSQNQQKPQKSVIVRRGRRRPICTNTSENSNAMQFELPIMSGKASKESKSSMPLESTIQTSSRKEGENRSYKGIKKTTENQDNSEGMNEANDSKTTSPRRSTRKLRCAKLEAAENAGCKHDLKSSEQQLFTSHSKMMKVQKFSRTVARDFPISESTLTTQQAEVSMSDTPRKRGRPRNINADDVTPTAHEEERSPKRRKDLSIQRRSTRNTSATRKNTHAGKRASEKSVSVPEEELETVLSPK, from the exons ATGGGCAGTCAGGCCACCTCAGTTCAGGCCATGAAGTTGGAACAAGCAACCATGGCGTTGAGTTCTAGCTGCACGCGGCCTGCAGCGGCCAAAGGCTGTCTCGAGTCTCCCAAGTCTCCCGTGGCTAAGGGAGCCGGGAAGTCCGCGTGGAGGGCG GCAGGCGGTCGTGGCGGCTCTGCGTCCAGCTCTGCTGCACTAGAATCGGGTGAATATCTACATAATTGCTCTTATTTTGCTCAGTGGTCCCTGGATTCTGTAGTAAGTAGGTTTTTTCCACATGATATCTTGCATATCTTAGTGCATGAGAGGAGTTTAAGTCGAGGAATTCCTCCTTCCCATCCACCTCCTGAGGAGTTTTTTCATCCAAGATGTCTTAATTTTGATGCTACTTGTTTGATGAACTCAGGAGTGGTTCACATCAATTGAACTGGCTTTCAGAAAAAGAATCTGATGTTTTCAAGTGCATTGAGGCGATCTCTCAACAGTGTCATTCCTGATCATTATAATCAATGTCTTGCAGCTGACATGTCAACAAAATTTCTTGATATCCAACCTTCAAATATAAGTCAGCAAGACCAATTAGAAGCTTTATGGTCTGCAGTAGACCAAACAAATTTCCTCGCACTTATGTCTAGATGCATAAAACAATGGGCATCAGAACACCCAAATTCTGCCACTAAATTGCGCTTTGTTCTTGAATGGACATGGAATAAAGTGAATGTCACAAAAGAAGAGTTGGACAGACTGTGTGCACCGTTATTTGATGGCTCATGCCATATCATTGATCCTCAGACTATACAGTCTATCCACCGTTGTCATTTGCTTCTGAGCCACCTTAATACAGTTCTTAATTGTTTGTTAGCAGAGGCCAAAAGCATGACTGAGACAGGCATTATCAGCCTGAACAATAAACGTATGTTTACTCAAATAACATGTCAGTACATACAAGTGGTTCTTTGGTTCTGTCATTTTGAGCTTCTACCAGAGGGCATCCATGATGCTGTGCATTTAAGAAGTTTATACTATAACTACCCTGTAATTCAGGAGTACTACACCAGTTGTCGACAGAAGTGTGAGAGTTTTTCAAGGGGGAAATGGAATCCTGACTACCTGATCATTGATGGACTGGTTTCTCACCTAGGAAATAGGATTGAGAATTTGTGGAAAAACGATGAAGGTGGCACTGGAAAATATCCTCCTCCAAGTCTGCATGCACTGCTTGACATATACTTACTTGATAATATTACAGAAGCAAGCAAACATGCAGTTACCATCTATTTGCTGCTAGACATTATGTCTTATTTTCCAAACAAAGAGGATTCTGCCATTGATTCATTTGTTAAGGTTTTTGACATTTCGTATAGCCAGCTGAAACTGATTAAAGGTTTTTGGTATATAGATCATAAAATTTATGAGAGGGCTTTGGAACTTCTGTTTCACCCAGCCACAGTCAAACCTTTGCCATGGCAACATACAATGATTCTTCAAGCTTTCATAAGTCACGGTGAGCACAGAATCGCCCTCAGATATATCCATACCATGAAGCCAACGATGGCCACAGATGAAGATGTTTGCCTTCACCTCACCATTTTGATCTACAATAGGTGTGTGGCTGAGGCCTTAAGTTTGCGGCGGCAACATTCTAGTAGTTTAAACAGAAAGGACTTATTAAAGCACACTTACGACATGTGCCAGAAAATGGGCCTTCTGGAGGATTTTCTAAAGCTACCTCTGACAGACACTGAAGAGGACAGTTTGAAAAGAATTGTGCAAGCCAGTAACAATGTTCAGAATCATAACTTCCTTTTACTTCACCACTTACATCATGCCAATTACATCCCTGCCTTGAAGCTGAACCAAACTCTGCAGAGGAATAATAGCATGAATGATAATGATCATCTTATGCATGCGAGATCTCGGGTTCGAAATAGCATATTAGCCCAATGTGAAAAAGGGGTTCCTAGAGTTGAGCAAAAAGTAACAATTGAAAGAGCTAAGCCATATAGTCGCTCAACAACCATTGTTCAAGAAGTTGCTACACCCAAAGTGTTATCAGCATTGCCAAAGCCAACTTTAAAGAGAACTGTGTTGTCAAGATCTGTTTTCATCAGTAAAGTTTTGTCTGACTTGGAGACAGTTGGCACAAACAGTAAACCTAACACTGGCATTTCTCTTTACACCAGTCctagaataaaagaaacttctccTGTAGTATCTTCTCTCCCAATATCTGATGCTTCTGTTGGAACCCCAATTTCACAAGCTTCACAAAAAATATCTAAACAGCTGAATACAGCTGATTATCCTGTATGTCAGCCTTCTCAAAGTATGAAGGTGTTTCTGCAGAGACCCACCAAATCTCCTTTGGACCTACCATCTTATTTAATGCCAGTAAATTCATGTGTCAAAAGATCTTGGGACCAAATTACCAAGGCTAAGGAATTACATTGCCTTGAAACTCCTGTTGTGGCTAAGAAAGCTAAAATTTTGGCCACAACAGTTACTGACTCTGGATTTGCCAAATCTAGTCCTCAATCCATTTTAAAGTCTTGTCTTCCATCAAATCTAGCATCACCCTCTTTGTCTTCTGGACCTTCCCTAGTTCCTTTACAACTTAAAGAAACTACAGTTTCATTGAGGGAAGAGGGTATAACTGCAAAATGTTCAACTGAAGTTGCCTATGacaacaaaacatatatatgtgttaCTACACCACCTCATTCAATGCTAAAAAAACCTGACTCACTGAAGACCCGAAAGAAGGTATCTTTTTCCTTAGACCATCAAGAAAATGACCTTCAAGAATCGCATGTAAAGCTGCAGGATACATCCTCACATTGCTTGGAGAAATCAGATGTGAGCAAAGGAAACAGCAGTACTACACCACCTCATTCAATTCTTAAAAAACCTGACTCACTGAAGACCCGAAAGAAGGTATCTTTTTCCTTAGACCTTCAAGAATTTCATGTAAAGCTGCAGGATACATCCTCACATTGCTTGGAGAAATCAGATGTGAGCAAAGGAAACAGTAGTGCTTCAACCATATTCGACCAGACTTCCAGGGAATATCATGATGCAGTATCACCCAAAGACTTCGAAGGTATGTTTACACCCTTGAAAACTGTGAGCTCTTCTACTAAACTAATTGCTGATGTAACAAAAGAAGGGCAAGATGGTAATAGTAATATGGTTCAATCTGAAGGAAGTCCTAAATTGCCAAGACTTTATGATACTGAGAATACCAAAGATATTTTGGGGGGTATTAAATGTGCCTCTTTTGATAAAGGACTGTCTCAAAATCAGCAAAAACCTCAAAAGTCTGTTATTGttaggagagggaggagaagacCAATATGTACAAACACATCAGAAAATTCAAATGCTATGCAATTTGAATTACCAATTATGTCAGGAAAGGCATCAAAAGAGTCAAAATCCTCTATGCCTTTGGAATCAACAATTCAAACTTCATCTAGAAAAGaaggtgaaaatagaagttataaaggaattaaaaaaactaCAGAAAATCAGGACAATAGTGAAGGCATGAATGAAGCAAATGATAGTAAAACAACAAGTCCTAGAAGGAGTACCAGGAAATTGAGATGTGCTAAGTTAGAAGCTGCTGAAAATGCAGGATGTAAACATGACTTAAAGTCCAGTGAACAGCAACTGTTTACTAGTCACAGTAAAATGATGAAAGTTCAAAAATTTAGTAGAACCGTTGCAAGAGATTTTCCTATATCTGAATCAACCCTGACAACACAACAGGCAGAAGTTTCCATGTCTGACACACCTAGGAAACGTGGTAGACCAAGAAACATAAATGCTGATGATGTAACACCCACAGCTCATGAGGAGGAGAGAAGTCCCAAAAGGAGAAAAGATCTTAGCATTCAAAGGAGATCTACAAGAAACACCTCAGCTACAAGGAAAAATACTCATGCTGGAAAACGAGCTTCAGAGAAGTCAGTTTCAGTTCCAGAAGAGGAACTTGAGACAGTGTTGAGCCCCAAGTAA